From Brassica oleracea var. oleracea cultivar TO1000 chromosome C3, BOL, whole genome shotgun sequence, a single genomic window includes:
- the LOC106329630 gene encoding uncharacterized protein LOC106329630: MGEPKILVEVELDKPFPKLIALDDKQGNIYLVDVEYSWIPSACERCGALGHKAKRCLLPAASINSDPATKETDKPDDQVPLVDINHLLQSGRSVSNTLFLSVHQSSMNIEESSITEPSETETTNTVSPSHEVLSPSCSKFENTLPILAVGNTAPSHSHVMEEIPSKSTILESSQVSDHEQLSGPYSPHTLNRQQFRMEPEIPLSYEKETGFEKVGDASSYSLTRGGRSIKPTQKIQEMEWTKGRGRGKKGHRNRGTSFNS, from the coding sequence ATGGGAGAACCAAAAATATTAGTGGAAGTTGAGCTAGACAAACCTTTTCCAAAACTCATTGCTCTTGATGACAAGCAAGGTAATATCTATTTGGTAGATGTTGAGTATTCTTGGATCCCAAGTGCTTGTGAGAGATGTGGAGCTCTTGGTCATAAGGCAAAGAGATGTCTTCTCCCTGCTGCGTCTATAAATTCTGATCCGGCGACAAAGGAAACTGATAAACCGGATGATCAAGTCCCATTGGTGGACATCAATCACTTGTTGCAAAGCGGCAGGTCCGTGTCCAACACTCTTTTTCTTTCTGTTCATCAATCATCTATGAACATTGAAGAATCTTCCATCACTGAACCCTCTGAAACTGAAACTACCAATACGGTCTCTCCTTCGCATGAGGTACTTTCCCCCTCTTGCTCAAAATTTGAAAACACTTTGCCTATTTTAGCAGTTGGAAACACTGCTCCTTCTCACTCACATGTTATGGAAGAAATTCCATCGAAATCAACTATTTTGGAGAGCTCTCAAGTCTCTGATCATGAGCAGCTCAGTGGTCCTTATTCTCCTCATACACTTAACCGTCAACAATTTCGTATGGAACCGGAAATTCCGTTGTCATATGAAAAAGAAACAGGTTTTGAAAAAGTTGGAGATGCTTCTAGTTATAGTCTAACTAGAGGAGGCAGATCAATTAAACCAACCCAAAAAATTCAAGAAATGGAATGGACTAAAGGTAGAGGAAGAGGCAAAAAAGGTCATCGTAACCGAGGAACCTCCTTCAATAGTTAG